The following proteins are co-located in the Chaetodon auriga isolate fChaAug3 chromosome 23, fChaAug3.hap1, whole genome shotgun sequence genome:
- the sh3yl1 gene encoding SH3 domain-containing YSC84-like protein 1 isoform X2 — translation MITARGGSGIVIARLSDRRWSAPSAIGIAGLGGGFEIGVEVSDLVIILNQRRAIEAFTKGGNLTLGGNFTVAVGPMGRNVEADVALRSTAAVFTYCRSRGLFAGISLEGSYLIERKETNRKFYSQDIRASAILNGDVYPPSECSDLYHILDAYAEAYTADWTSKNMRPKSSHPPSRPPAPPQQRAATSYEQPAASKGSKNALYPSISVYKSETSAGRPSVGGASGQLVVTATHPFTGQQAGDLSFVPGDRITVITKTDSQYDWWEGQLADGRVGIFPANFVSY, via the exons ATGATCACAGCCAGAGGAGGCAGCGGCATCGTCATCGCCAGGCTGTCCGACAGAC gctggTCGGCACCGTCTGCCATCGGCATCGCTGGTCTGGGCGGAGGCTTCGAGATCGGGGTGGAG GTGTCAGACCTGGTGATCATCCTGAACCAACGGAGGGCCATCGAGGCGTTCACGAAGGGCGGGAACCTGACGCTGGGCGGGAACTTCACGGTTGCTGTGGGACCCATGGGCAG GAATGTGGAGGCGGACGTGGCTCTTCGCAGCACCGCGGCGGTCTTCACCTACTGCAGATCCCGAGGTTTGTTTGCAGGTATTTCTCTGGAGGGATCCTACCTGATCGAACGCAAAGAAACCAACCGCAA GTTCTACTCCCAAGACATCCGTGCATCGGCCATCTTGAACGGCGACGTGTACCCGCCGTCGGAATGCTCCGACCTCTACCACATCCTGGACGCCTACGCCGAGGCCTACACGGCTGACTGGACCAGCAAGAACATGCGTCCGAAG tcgtctcatcctccctccagacctccagctccacctcagcagagagcagcgaCCAGCTACGAGCAGCCAGCGGCCAGTAAAG GAAGTAAAAACGCCCTCTACCCGAGCATCTCTGTCTATAAATCTGAGACCTCAG CTGGAAGACCGTCAGTGGGCGGAGCTAGCGGGCAGCTGGTCGTCACAGCGACCCACCCGTTCACAGGTCAGCAGGCCGGCGACCTGAGCTTTGTCCCCGGCGACCGCATCACCGTCATCACCAAGACCGACTCCCAGTACGACTGGTGGGAGGGACAGCTGGCCGACGGGCGGGTCGGGATCTTCCCCGCCAACTTCGTCTCGTACTGA
- the sh3yl1 gene encoding SH3 domain-containing YSC84-like protein 1 isoform X1, translated as MSNPIPSNLRSEAKKAAKILRDFTEISNRNGPDKLIPAHVIAKAEGLAIISVIKAGFMITARGGSGIVIARLSDRRWSAPSAIGIAGLGGGFEIGVEVSDLVIILNQRRAIEAFTKGGNLTLGGNFTVAVGPMGRNVEADVALRSTAAVFTYCRSRGLFAGISLEGSYLIERKETNRKFYSQDIRASAILNGDVYPPSECSDLYHILDAYAEAYTADWTSKNMRPKSSHPPSRPPAPPQQRAATSYEQPAASKGSKNALYPSISVYKSETSAGRPSVGGASGQLVVTATHPFTGQQAGDLSFVPGDRITVITKTDSQYDWWEGQLADGRVGIFPANFVSY; from the exons a tgagtAACCCCATCCCGTCCAATCTGAGGTCAGAGGCCAAGAAAGCCGCCAAGATCCTGAGAGACTTCACCGAAATCTCCAACAGGAACGGACCGGACAAACTCATCCCCG ctcatgTGATAGCGAAGGCGGAGGGTCTCGCCATCATCTCCGTCATCAAGGCCGGCTTCATGATCACAGCCAGAGGAGGCAGCGGCATCGTCATCGCCAGGCTGTCCGACAGAC gctggTCGGCACCGTCTGCCATCGGCATCGCTGGTCTGGGCGGAGGCTTCGAGATCGGGGTGGAG GTGTCAGACCTGGTGATCATCCTGAACCAACGGAGGGCCATCGAGGCGTTCACGAAGGGCGGGAACCTGACGCTGGGCGGGAACTTCACGGTTGCTGTGGGACCCATGGGCAG GAATGTGGAGGCGGACGTGGCTCTTCGCAGCACCGCGGCGGTCTTCACCTACTGCAGATCCCGAGGTTTGTTTGCAGGTATTTCTCTGGAGGGATCCTACCTGATCGAACGCAAAGAAACCAACCGCAA GTTCTACTCCCAAGACATCCGTGCATCGGCCATCTTGAACGGCGACGTGTACCCGCCGTCGGAATGCTCCGACCTCTACCACATCCTGGACGCCTACGCCGAGGCCTACACGGCTGACTGGACCAGCAAGAACATGCGTCCGAAG tcgtctcatcctccctccagacctccagctccacctcagcagagagcagcgaCCAGCTACGAGCAGCCAGCGGCCAGTAAAG GAAGTAAAAACGCCCTCTACCCGAGCATCTCTGTCTATAAATCTGAGACCTCAG CTGGAAGACCGTCAGTGGGCGGAGCTAGCGGGCAGCTGGTCGTCACAGCGACCCACCCGTTCACAGGTCAGCAGGCCGGCGACCTGAGCTTTGTCCCCGGCGACCGCATCACCGTCATCACCAAGACCGACTCCCAGTACGACTGGTGGGAGGGACAGCTGGCCGACGGGCGGGTCGGGATCTTCCCCGCCAACTTCGTCTCGTACTGA